A genomic region of Papaver somniferum cultivar HN1 chromosome 7, ASM357369v1, whole genome shotgun sequence contains the following coding sequences:
- the LOC113295963 gene encoding general transcriptional corepressor trfA-like, translated as MADLFHHSSSSGTRFQTAIWTMKLAFLLIGIISTFLLFKLAIPYSFSLFISTLPRIWISFRSWLAPPYLYILVNFIIIGIVASSNYQQKVSEMKNKQVDRETEGMGRESQMKKKKVERESEKKKSSRRKQKPDQKTSVSFSESDEFVSVSGEKSVVFVKKSVESSPDTRSDTSCVTDSDVSPPVSRQKSPEVHRKLSKSVVEPTKQISVAEELEQNDSLDATWTAIIEGRGKPPTKHLRKSDTWNVPPTVILPGQDKKELRKSETFNDVASTGSSGSGSSRGSGGGGLRRESSLSQDELNRRVEMFIKKFKNDMVLQRQESYKRYHEMINRGVY; from the coding sequence ATGGCGGATTTATTTCATCACTCTTCGTCATCAGGAACAAGATTTCAAACAGCGATATGGACAATGAAGCTTGCATTTCTGTTAATCGGAATAATCTCAACATTCCTTTTGTTTAAACTTGCAATACCTTACTCTTTCTCGCTTTTCATTTCTACACTTCCTCGTATTTGGATCTCATTTCGAAGCTGGTTAGCTCCTccttatctttacatacttgtcaacTTCATCATCATCGGTATTGTTGCTTCGTCAAATTATCAACAGAAGGTTTCAGAAATGAAGAACAAACAAGTTGACAGGGAAACAGAGGGGATGGGGAGAGAGtcacagatgaagaagaagaaagttgagaGAGAATCTGAGAAGAAGAAATCTAGTAGAAGAAAGCAAAAACCAGATCAGAAAACATCGGTGAGTTTTTCAGAATCCGATGAGTTTGTGTCAGTTTCCGGTGAGAAATCTGTAGTTTTTGTCAAGAAATCGGTTGAGTCTTCACCTGATACTCGTTCTGATACTTCATGTGTGACTGATTCCGACGTTTCACCACCTGTGAGCCGCCAAAAATCGCCAGAAGTTCATCGTAAACTTTCTAAATCGGTTGTTGAGCCGACGAAGCAAATCAGTGTAGCTGAGGAATTGGAACAGAACGATTCGTTAGACGCTACGTGGACTGCGATTATAGAAGGACGTGGAAAACCTCCAACTAAGCATTTAAGAAAGAGTGACACGTGGAATGTTCCTCCAACTGTGATTCTACCCGGCCAGGATAAGAAAGAACTGAGAAAATCTGAAACGTTTAACGACGTGGCCTCTACCGGCTCATCTGGATCGGGTTCTTCTCgcggcagtggtggtggtgggttgAGAAGAGAAAGTTCGTTGAGTCAAGATGAGTTGAATCGGCGAGTTGAGATGTTTATTAAGAAATTCAAAAATGATATGGTACTTCAGAGACAGGAATCTTACAAGCGTTATCATGAGATGATTAATCGTGGAGTTTACTAG